A window of Corallococcus macrosporus DSM 14697 contains these coding sequences:
- a CDS encoding patatin-like phospholipase family protein — protein MLLKERFQITRPLEEMELRLVRASLANAALVDPREEAILRTALSLARLYKVRHGGLDVGVGAQLTPFREEVERRLGPVLRGPTPPTRDRLMPHVKDLRQHAAKARDAVAERLRGRVPLEALDREIRHKELVLVTGGGGGTAYVYLGVMSLLDEHGLEPRLLAGTSMGAILAIMRSRLARFDPTDMINIVRGLSFRKLFRFISTESRYGLPAALRLFLRAGLGRFFGAGPESSGMRLRDLPVPTLIAVGGIRRGMLPRPLEYYERLLGTSPLGLLNPAGVARRIQAAMGAMAELFTRPEVTARLYLGADDATGDFDALDAAGFSSALPGVIHYDVLREDPAMHTLVEGLMGQHGVARLIDGGLVDNLPAKAAWKAVARGRIGTRNAFILALDGFAPKLTTPFWLPLQRLAAMTVAPNLPYTHHVKRFPRTLSPVEVVPSVELAAKALHFGRAALAEDIPFLRRMLAPLPPVL, from the coding sequence GTGCTGCTGAAGGAACGCTTTCAAATCACCCGGCCGCTCGAGGAGATGGAGCTCCGCCTCGTGCGCGCGTCCCTGGCCAACGCCGCCCTGGTGGACCCGCGCGAGGAGGCCATCCTGCGCACCGCGCTGTCGCTGGCGCGCCTCTACAAGGTGCGGCACGGCGGGCTCGACGTGGGCGTGGGCGCGCAGCTCACCCCGTTCCGCGAGGAGGTGGAGCGCCGCCTGGGCCCGGTCCTCCGGGGCCCCACCCCGCCCACGCGCGACCGGTTGATGCCGCACGTGAAGGACCTGCGCCAGCACGCCGCGAAGGCGCGTGACGCGGTGGCGGAGCGGCTGCGCGGCCGCGTCCCGCTGGAGGCGCTGGACCGGGAGATTCGCCACAAGGAGCTGGTGCTCGTCACCGGCGGGGGTGGCGGCACGGCCTACGTCTACCTGGGCGTGATGAGCCTGCTGGACGAGCACGGCCTGGAGCCGCGCCTGCTCGCCGGGACGTCCATGGGCGCCATCCTGGCCATCATGCGCTCACGCCTGGCGCGCTTCGACCCCACGGACATGATCAACATCGTCCGCGGGCTGTCCTTCCGGAAGCTCTTCCGCTTCATCTCCACGGAGAGCCGCTACGGGCTGCCCGCCGCGCTGCGGCTCTTCCTGCGCGCGGGGCTGGGCCGCTTCTTCGGCGCGGGGCCGGAGAGCAGCGGCATGCGGCTCAGGGACTTGCCGGTGCCCACCCTCATCGCCGTGGGCGGCATCCGCCGCGGCATGCTCCCCCGGCCGCTGGAGTATTACGAGCGCCTGTTGGGGACCAGCCCCCTGGGCCTGCTCAACCCCGCGGGCGTGGCCCGCCGCATCCAGGCCGCCATGGGCGCCATGGCCGAGCTCTTCACCCGCCCCGAAGTCACCGCCCGCCTCTACCTGGGCGCGGACGACGCCACCGGCGACTTCGACGCGCTCGACGCCGCGGGCTTCTCGTCCGCGCTGCCCGGCGTCATCCACTACGACGTGCTGCGCGAGGACCCGGCCATGCACACCCTGGTGGAAGGACTGATGGGCCAGCACGGCGTCGCGCGGCTCATTGACGGAGGACTGGTGGACAACCTGCCCGCGAAGGCGGCGTGGAAGGCGGTGGCCCGGGGCCGCATCGGCACGCGCAACGCGTTCATCCTCGCGCTCGACGGCTTCGCCCCGAAGCTGACCACGCCCTTCTGGCTGCCCCTTCAGCGGCTGGCCGCGATGACGGTGGCGCCCAACCTTCCCTATACGCACCACGTCAAACGCTTCCCGCGAACATTGTCGCCCGTGGAAGTCGTACCGTCGGTGGAACTGGCCGCGAAGGCGCTACACTTCGGACGAGCGGCGCTGGCGGAGGACATCCCGTTCCTCCGCAGGATGCTCGCTCCCCTGCCACCGGTGCTTTGA
- a CDS encoding AAA family ATPase, producing MSTPSTVESRAFTSVEDAEKRLEQVGYLSSPEIATAAFLADRMDKPILVEGPAGVGKTELAKALSQALGREFIRLQCYEGLDEAKALYEWEYAKQLLYTQLLKDKIGDMVQGTTTLAQAADRLASSDAVFFSERFLLPRPVLRAQLSERPALLLVDEIDKADPEFEAFLLEVLSDNAVTIPELGTFRARHIPRVLLTSNAARELSDALKRRCLHLHIDFPDRERELRIVRARLPQVPQVLAEQVVEAVAAIRALDLKKAPSISETLDWAQSLALLNAEQLTSDVVASTLNLVLKYEGDIEKAKANLPQIAQA from the coding sequence GTGAGCACCCCTTCAACGGTTGAGAGCCGCGCCTTCACCAGCGTGGAGGACGCGGAGAAGCGCCTGGAGCAGGTGGGCTATCTGTCCTCGCCGGAGATCGCCACGGCGGCCTTCCTGGCGGACCGGATGGACAAGCCCATCCTGGTGGAAGGCCCCGCTGGCGTCGGCAAGACGGAGCTGGCCAAGGCGCTGTCCCAGGCGCTGGGGCGCGAGTTCATCCGGCTCCAGTGCTACGAGGGCCTGGACGAGGCGAAGGCCCTCTACGAGTGGGAGTACGCCAAGCAGCTCCTCTACACCCAGCTCCTCAAGGACAAGATTGGGGACATGGTGCAGGGCACCACCACGCTGGCGCAGGCGGCGGACCGGCTGGCCTCCAGCGACGCGGTGTTCTTCTCCGAGCGCTTCCTGCTGCCCCGCCCGGTGCTGCGCGCCCAGCTCTCCGAGCGCCCCGCCCTGCTGCTGGTGGACGAAATCGACAAGGCGGACCCGGAGTTCGAGGCCTTCCTGCTGGAGGTGCTCTCCGACAACGCCGTCACCATCCCCGAGCTGGGCACCTTCCGGGCCAGGCACATCCCCCGCGTGCTGCTCACCTCCAACGCCGCGCGCGAGCTGTCCGACGCCCTCAAGCGCCGCTGCCTCCACCTGCACATCGACTTCCCGGACCGCGAGCGTGAGCTGCGCATCGTCCGCGCGCGCCTCCCGCAGGTCCCCCAGGTGCTGGCCGAGCAGGTCGTGGAGGCCGTCGCCGCCATCCGCGCGTTGGACTTGAAGAAGGCGCCCTCCATCAGCGAGACGCTGGACTGGGCGCAGAGCCTGGCGCTGCTCAACGCGGAGCAGCTCACCTCGGACGTGGTGGCCTCCACGCTCAACCTCGTCCTCAAATACGAGGGCGACATCGAGAAGGCCAAGGCCAACCTGCCGCAGATCGCCCAGGCCTGA
- a CDS encoding response regulator has product MERRVLIVESDHELALSMATVLKGAGYQTNLAETSADAQRELEKRRPDLVVLRAELKDQSGFVLCGNIKKGKWGQNLKVLLISSESGVEGLAQHRQTPQAADGYLAFPFELGDLTALSHGIVPPGTDDTSASLDAALNGTREAPPPMPPSLKAAGGPPKLPKRERRSAMTEEDRAFLDRTFQSIAERKAELLAESRQLKRPPPRRELMGTPEGKIQILRDELKTREAQLARLSEIWSVRERELLSGEDRIHEKDVELQGLKMQVDDLLRRFNEAQQATIQKEREHGATVDDLLLQKFSAEKDLIEVVASKEKDINLLRREVSRAEEELARRASELEHGRNEYDKLEKHLGVVTLEFEVKEQKLQDTVLANEGEIARLTRRGDDFEAELGRTISERDQRFAELDGEIQALQERLQQTEQERDTTVRGLEARAARAEEHGTQADAEIHRLNAERDALEAKLSQQVADLETDLARTTGERDQLRLDKDAQEAELTRRVEERDAKLGTLERELSETIARNEHTEAELNANIQQHLERIGELEGEVEAVKAHLDDRENELTAELQALGQAKDELETDLNDRLQALSQAKAELEADLTGQIQALTSQLEETQRQLDDSQRTGEQRSARVAMLEDTVAQRDGTIEALQGDVAARDQRISELSGDLEATSQTLTQTQQTLAQTEQQLADTQNTLASTEGTLAQTRGELDATSQTLADTQARLSDTEGTLAQTRGELEATSQTLTQTQQTLAQTEDSLAQTRGELDATSQTLTQTQQTLAQTEQQLADTQNTLASTEGTLAQTRGELDATSQTLAQTQQQLASTEGALAETRGELDATSQTLAQTQQTLAQTEDSLAQTRGELDATSQTLGQTQQTLAQTEQQLADTQSTLASTEGTLAETRGELDATSQTLADTQARLSDTEGALAQTRDTLAHTTHERDQRIAELADLGAAKDALEQDLTGQIGQLRSELSETQGNYEAERAAHEKLAAESSAHIGDLTSERDGLRAELEATSQTLEQTQGQLAATRDALAKEQHAHQESRKAAANTQAALEGQLAEARAHGEDLGEHLTLTKHELGTRVAEVTQLTATLAQAENARATLEERLHTLTEESQRREELLQHDLTQKGTELSDTLRKLTHVTQEKMRQAEVLNREVATRTEQLKAMEARLQAQATEARRQAEGLGQQVAGLNEQLEQGRKALAGREDQLRAAGTAQQKLTAERDGLAGQLQQAEARLQQQAQQATQERADAKRAADELAAKLAKAEQRVAQLTQDAQTQAAEHDARAKELQGQLTARAKKIQDLELAVENAHGTKARAEKELNAKVAAAEARAHEATTRLAAAQKERKDLEARHAKEQEELTAKQKAELERRDTIKAQEVARLQQSVQEKSKALKVAELELARYKSKSTAAASKAAARPAEDDDLAVRTQLNQVIPPTAAPAAPAKKAAARPAAQAAAKKAPAPAPAPAPAPPAALSDDSEPTDRTLLIQLPTAKEDDDWTALVDELDK; this is encoded by the coding sequence ATGGAGCGTCGGGTCCTCATCGTCGAAAGCGATCACGAATTAGCGCTCAGCATGGCCACCGTGCTCAAGGGCGCGGGTTACCAGACCAACCTGGCTGAGACGTCGGCTGACGCGCAGCGTGAGCTGGAGAAGCGGCGGCCAGACCTGGTCGTCCTGCGCGCGGAGTTGAAGGATCAGTCCGGCTTCGTCCTCTGCGGCAACATCAAGAAGGGCAAGTGGGGACAGAACCTCAAGGTGCTCCTCATCTCCTCCGAAAGCGGCGTGGAGGGCCTGGCGCAGCATCGCCAGACCCCGCAAGCGGCGGACGGCTATCTGGCCTTCCCGTTCGAGCTGGGCGACCTGACCGCGTTGAGCCACGGCATCGTGCCGCCCGGTACGGATGACACCAGCGCGTCGCTGGACGCCGCGCTGAATGGGACGCGCGAGGCACCGCCGCCCATGCCGCCGTCGCTCAAGGCCGCGGGTGGCCCGCCGAAGCTGCCCAAGCGCGAGCGCCGCAGCGCGATGACGGAAGAGGACCGCGCGTTCCTCGACCGCACGTTCCAGTCCATCGCGGAGCGCAAGGCGGAGCTGCTCGCGGAGTCGCGTCAGCTCAAGCGTCCGCCGCCGCGGCGCGAGCTGATGGGCACGCCCGAGGGCAAGATTCAAATCCTCCGCGACGAGCTGAAGACGCGTGAGGCCCAGCTCGCCCGCCTCTCCGAAATCTGGAGCGTGCGCGAGCGCGAGCTGCTCTCCGGCGAGGACCGCATCCACGAGAAGGACGTGGAGCTGCAGGGCCTGAAGATGCAGGTGGACGACCTGCTGCGCCGCTTCAACGAGGCCCAGCAGGCCACCATCCAGAAGGAGCGCGAGCACGGCGCCACCGTCGACGACCTGCTCCTCCAGAAGTTCTCCGCGGAGAAGGACCTCATCGAGGTCGTCGCCTCCAAGGAGAAGGACATCAACCTCCTGCGCCGCGAGGTCTCCCGCGCCGAGGAGGAGCTGGCCCGCCGCGCCAGCGAGCTGGAGCACGGCCGCAACGAGTACGACAAGCTGGAGAAGCACCTCGGCGTCGTCACGCTGGAGTTCGAGGTCAAGGAGCAGAAGCTCCAGGACACCGTCCTCGCGAATGAAGGCGAAATCGCGCGGCTGACCAGGCGCGGTGACGACTTCGAGGCCGAGCTGGGCCGCACCATCAGCGAGCGCGACCAGCGCTTCGCCGAGCTGGACGGCGAAATCCAGGCCCTCCAGGAGCGGCTGCAGCAGACCGAGCAGGAGCGCGACACCACCGTGCGCGGCCTGGAGGCCCGCGCGGCCCGCGCCGAGGAGCATGGCACCCAGGCGGACGCGGAGATCCACCGGCTGAACGCCGAGCGCGACGCGCTGGAGGCGAAGCTCAGCCAGCAGGTCGCGGACCTGGAGACCGACCTCGCGCGCACCACGGGCGAGCGGGACCAGCTCCGGCTGGACAAGGATGCCCAGGAGGCCGAGCTCACCCGGCGCGTCGAGGAGCGTGACGCCAAGCTTGGCACGCTGGAGCGCGAGCTGTCGGAGACCATCGCCCGGAACGAGCACACCGAGGCGGAGCTCAACGCCAACATCCAGCAGCACCTGGAGCGCATCGGCGAGCTCGAGGGCGAGGTCGAGGCCGTCAAGGCGCACCTGGACGACCGCGAGAACGAGCTGACCGCGGAGCTCCAGGCGCTGGGACAGGCCAAGGACGAGCTGGAGACGGACCTCAACGACCGGCTCCAGGCGCTCTCCCAGGCGAAGGCCGAGCTGGAGGCGGACCTCACCGGCCAAATCCAGGCGCTCACCTCGCAGCTCGAGGAGACGCAGCGGCAGCTCGACGACTCGCAGCGGACCGGCGAACAGCGCTCCGCGCGCGTCGCCATGCTGGAGGACACCGTCGCCCAGCGCGACGGCACCATCGAAGCCCTGCAAGGGGACGTGGCCGCGCGCGACCAACGCATCTCCGAGCTGAGCGGTGACCTGGAGGCCACCAGCCAGACGCTGACGCAGACGCAGCAGACGCTGGCGCAGACGGAGCAGCAGCTCGCCGACACGCAGAACACCCTGGCCAGCACCGAAGGCACCCTGGCGCAGACGCGCGGCGAGCTGGACGCCACCAGCCAGACGCTTGCGGACACGCAGGCGCGGCTCTCCGACACGGAGGGCACGCTGGCGCAGACGCGCGGCGAGCTGGAGGCCACCAGCCAGACGCTGACGCAGACGCAGCAGACGCTGGCCCAGACCGAGGACTCGCTCGCGCAGACGCGCGGCGAGCTGGACGCCACCAGCCAGACGCTGACGCAGACGCAGCAGACGCTGGCGCAGACGGAGCAGCAGCTCGCCGACACGCAGAACACCCTGGCCAGCACCGAAGGCACCCTGGCGCAGACGCGCGGCGAGCTGGACGCCACCAGCCAGACGCTGGCCCAGACGCAGCAGCAGCTCGCCAGCACGGAAGGTGCGCTGGCGGAGACGCGCGGCGAGCTGGACGCGACCAGCCAGACGCTGGCGCAGACGCAGCAGACGCTGGCCCAGACCGAGGACTCGCTCGCGCAGACGCGCGGCGAGCTCGACGCGACCAGCCAGACGCTGGGGCAGACGCAGCAGACGCTGGCGCAGACGGAGCAGCAGCTCGCCGACACGCAGAGCACCCTGGCCAGCACCGAAGGCACCCTGGCGGAGACGCGCGGCGAGCTGGACGCCACCAGCCAGACGCTGGCGGACACGCAGGCGCGGCTCTCCGATACGGAAGGCGCGCTGGCGCAGACCCGCGACACCCTGGCCCACACCACCCACGAGCGCGACCAGCGCATCGCGGAGCTGGCGGACCTGGGCGCGGCGAAGGACGCCCTGGAGCAGGACCTCACCGGCCAGATTGGCCAGCTCCGCAGCGAGCTGTCCGAGACGCAGGGGAACTACGAGGCCGAGCGCGCCGCGCATGAGAAGCTGGCCGCGGAGTCGAGCGCGCACATCGGCGACCTCACCAGCGAGCGCGACGGGCTGCGCGCCGAGTTGGAGGCCACCAGCCAGACGCTGGAGCAGACGCAGGGCCAGCTCGCCGCCACCCGCGACGCGCTGGCGAAGGAGCAGCACGCCCACCAGGAGAGCCGGAAGGCCGCGGCGAACACCCAGGCCGCGCTGGAAGGACAGCTCGCCGAGGCGCGCGCCCATGGCGAGGACCTGGGCGAGCACCTCACGCTCACCAAGCACGAGCTGGGCACCCGCGTCGCCGAGGTGACGCAGCTCACCGCGACGCTGGCCCAGGCGGAGAACGCCCGCGCCACCCTGGAAGAGCGGCTGCACACGCTCACCGAGGAGTCGCAGCGCCGCGAGGAGCTCCTCCAGCACGACCTGACACAGAAGGGCACCGAGCTGTCGGACACGCTCCGCAAGCTCACCCACGTGACGCAGGAGAAGATGCGTCAGGCGGAGGTGCTCAACCGCGAGGTGGCCACCCGCACCGAGCAGCTCAAGGCGATGGAGGCCAGGCTCCAGGCGCAGGCCACCGAGGCCCGCCGTCAGGCCGAGGGCCTGGGGCAGCAGGTCGCCGGCCTCAACGAGCAGCTCGAGCAGGGCCGCAAGGCGCTGGCGGGCCGCGAGGACCAGCTCCGCGCCGCGGGCACCGCCCAGCAGAAGCTCACCGCCGAACGGGACGGCCTCGCGGGCCAGCTCCAGCAGGCGGAGGCCCGGCTCCAGCAGCAGGCCCAGCAGGCCACCCAGGAGCGCGCGGACGCAAAGCGCGCGGCGGACGAGCTGGCGGCGAAGCTGGCCAAGGCCGAGCAGCGCGTCGCCCAGCTCACGCAGGACGCCCAGACGCAGGCCGCGGAACACGACGCCAGGGCCAAGGAGCTGCAGGGTCAGCTCACCGCGCGGGCTAAGAAGATCCAGGACCTGGAGCTGGCGGTGGAGAACGCGCACGGCACCAAGGCCCGCGCGGAGAAGGAGCTCAACGCCAAGGTGGCCGCGGCGGAGGCCAGGGCCCACGAGGCCACCACCCGCCTGGCCGCCGCGCAGAAGGAGCGCAAGGACCTGGAGGCGCGGCACGCCAAGGAGCAGGAGGAGCTCACCGCGAAGCAGAAGGCGGAGCTGGAGCGCCGCGACACCATCAAGGCCCAGGAGGTCGCCCGCCTGCAGCAGTCCGTGCAGGAGAAGAGCAAGGCCCTCAAGGTCGCCGAGCTGGAGCTGGCCCGGTACAAGAGCAAGTCCACCGCCGCGGCCTCCAAGGCCGCCGCCAGGCCCGCCGAGGACGACGACCTGGCGGTGAGGACACAGCTCAACCAGGTCATCCCGCCCACCGCGGCGCCGGCGGCACCGGCGAAGAAGGCCGCCGCCAGACCCGCGGCGCAGGCCGCCGCGAAGAAGGCCCCTGCCCCTGCCCCGGCGCCGGCCCCCGCCCCGCCCGCGGCGCTGAGCGACGACTCCGAGCCCACCGACCGGACCCTGCTCATCCAGCTCCCCACGGCCAAGGAGGACGACGACTGGACCGCCCTGGTGGACGAGCTGGACAAGTAG
- a CDS encoding glycosyltransferase family 4 protein, giving the protein MPGPSGSSRRLTEYLKALPDRFSVVVLSAKTPDHSHIEKYQGARLLRVPVGSGDLASRIQAFERAVRRQLESEDYALAHFTDPFGGYALCELKGDYGYRLIYEAQTFPSQELRYTHPQTEGDRRFLSKIRRQELFCLMNADLVVTGSEATRAYIQSLGASEDQVRVLPAPVDLAPFSPDVLGAPDGEPLRMMYLGSQVGWQGLSTLLRAVALAARHEEVRLTVVGARHADWQPHLDDLVKELKLGDRVEFQPPVNHDDLAKVLALADVGVLPLEDVERNRVQGGPLAKASEYCAAGRPLIAADLPVTRELIPEAAGLFFPPGDSQALADRILELARDVPRRLELGRAARAHAEEALDAGLIRGKLLDLYDSLLEKRSEPVSTTSEDDLPAPTTVTGTPTNRLAALLPPEPAPTAAPVARSKAPEPRKDKDAPATKPSKKEDLPLVLGQVLDEGLDTRLVKTELESNPIGPPVVMGAPLREQPSTAGAEAATPRPSEDPENSLPIVQATEFEDADEPPSARAASTADDASGPSEPTPVTKAPPPSGRHPAFASADGEEDAGTTPVTKAPSPSGRPPVSSGPDTPESAGTTPIVKVPPPPVRLPSTSSTDGAEASAATPVVKVPPPPGRPPPPVSADAGETPAPTPIVKAPAALNRGEARASEGTGESDEAPAPTPVVRSPVLGARYEPPSHTPVVRSPFERERDEPPAPTPIIRVPTELLRELLPSRSPSGGRGAQGSGRPDEHPTPTPIVPAPSPLSSRSISARMETPAGRMPSLTERSKTSEHERTPPVLRSGPGAPDGERLPPIRGGTAASTPERPAPTLHPSAATPEADRPPALPPRAATPPPVPRQRPPTLQSVDGPPRLEPLSPRTLKASAPLPSAEDEEPEEISEDEAESLDEGDDSPPRDRPQPDEPDEISSDEVEEAEISASSAAQLIDTDDDLEEADADVAPASPDEGPAPEPVPSTLNPWFAQLAHGYCPPDGIRFDRHTPPTTFPGRDEPTNPAHPAPSGRPEVVVRGKSS; this is encoded by the coding sequence ATCCCCGGTCCGTCGGGCTCGTCCCGGCGTTTGACCGAATACTTGAAGGCGTTGCCGGACCGCTTCTCCGTGGTGGTGCTGTCGGCGAAGACGCCTGACCACTCCCACATCGAGAAGTACCAGGGCGCCCGCCTGCTGCGCGTCCCGGTAGGCTCGGGGGACCTGGCCTCCCGCATCCAGGCCTTCGAGCGGGCCGTGCGCCGGCAGCTCGAGAGCGAGGACTACGCGCTCGCCCACTTCACGGACCCCTTCGGGGGATACGCGCTGTGCGAGCTCAAGGGAGACTACGGGTACCGCCTCATCTATGAGGCGCAGACCTTCCCTTCGCAGGAGCTGCGCTACACCCACCCCCAGACGGAGGGGGACCGGCGCTTCCTGTCGAAGATTCGCCGGCAGGAGCTGTTCTGCCTGATGAACGCGGACCTGGTCGTCACCGGCTCGGAGGCGACGCGCGCGTACATCCAGTCGCTGGGCGCCAGCGAGGACCAGGTCCGGGTGCTCCCCGCGCCGGTGGACCTGGCCCCCTTCTCGCCCGACGTGCTGGGCGCCCCGGACGGGGAGCCGCTCCGGATGATGTACCTGGGCAGCCAGGTGGGCTGGCAGGGCCTGTCCACGCTGCTGCGCGCGGTGGCGCTGGCGGCCCGGCACGAAGAGGTGCGCCTCACGGTGGTGGGCGCGCGTCACGCGGACTGGCAGCCGCACCTGGATGACCTGGTGAAGGAGCTGAAGCTGGGCGACCGGGTGGAGTTCCAGCCCCCGGTGAACCACGACGACCTGGCCAAGGTGCTCGCGCTCGCGGACGTGGGCGTGCTCCCGCTGGAGGACGTGGAGCGCAACCGCGTCCAGGGCGGCCCCCTGGCGAAGGCGTCGGAGTACTGCGCCGCGGGCCGTCCCCTCATCGCCGCGGACCTGCCCGTGACGCGGGAGCTCATCCCGGAGGCCGCGGGCCTCTTCTTCCCCCCCGGCGACAGCCAGGCCCTGGCCGACCGCATCCTCGAGCTGGCACGCGACGTTCCGCGCCGGCTGGAGCTGGGCCGCGCGGCCCGGGCCCACGCGGAGGAGGCGCTCGACGCGGGGCTCATCCGCGGCAAGCTCCTGGACCTGTATGACTCGCTGCTGGAGAAGCGGTCGGAGCCGGTCTCCACCACGAGCGAGGACGACCTGCCCGCGCCCACCACGGTGACGGGGACGCCCACGAACCGGCTGGCGGCGCTGCTGCCCCCCGAACCCGCCCCCACGGCGGCGCCGGTGGCGAGGTCGAAGGCGCCGGAGCCTCGGAAGGACAAGGACGCGCCCGCCACGAAGCCCTCGAAGAAGGAGGACCTGCCGCTGGTCCTGGGGCAGGTGCTGGACGAGGGGCTCGACACGCGGCTCGTCAAGACGGAGCTCGAGTCGAACCCCATTGGCCCGCCCGTGGTGATGGGCGCGCCGCTGCGTGAGCAGCCATCGACGGCGGGGGCTGAAGCGGCAACACCCCGCCCATCCGAGGACCCCGAAAATTCGCTCCCGATCGTCCAGGCGACGGAGTTCGAAGACGCCGACGAGCCGCCGTCGGCGCGGGCCGCTTCGACGGCCGACGATGCGAGTGGCCCCTCCGAGCCGACGCCCGTCACCAAGGCGCCGCCCCCTTCGGGACGGCATCCTGCGTTCGCGAGCGCGGACGGCGAAGAAGACGCGGGCACCACGCCTGTCACGAAGGCGCCCTCGCCTTCGGGCCGGCCGCCTGTCTCCTCGGGCCCGGACACCCCCGAGAGCGCGGGCACCACGCCCATCGTCAAGGTGCCACCGCCTCCAGTCCGGCTGCCGTCCACTTCGAGCACCGATGGCGCGGAGGCCTCGGCGGCCACGCCTGTCGTCAAGGTGCCGCCCCCGCCGGGCCGGCCGCCTCCCCCCGTGAGCGCGGACGCCGGCGAGACACCGGCGCCCACGCCCATCGTCAAGGCCCCGGCCGCGCTGAACCGGGGCGAGGCCCGGGCCAGCGAAGGCACCGGGGAATCCGACGAAGCCCCCGCGCCGACTCCGGTCGTCCGCAGCCCTGTCCTCGGCGCGCGCTACGAGCCCCCCTCGCACACGCCAGTGGTCCGCTCCCCCTTCGAGCGGGAACGGGACGAGCCTCCCGCGCCGACGCCCATCATCCGCGTGCCGACGGAGCTGCTGCGGGAGCTCCTCCCCTCGCGGTCACCCAGCGGCGGCCGTGGCGCACAGGGCTCGGGCCGTCCGGACGAGCACCCGACGCCCACGCCCATCGTCCCCGCGCCCTCTCCCCTGTCGAGCCGGAGCATCTCGGCCCGCATGGAGACGCCCGCCGGCCGCATGCCGTCGCTCACGGAGCGGTCGAAGACCTCTGAGCACGAGCGAACGCCTCCCGTCCTCCGCTCCGGCCCCGGCGCCCCCGACGGTGAGCGCCTGCCGCCCATCCGAGGAGGCACGGCCGCGTCCACGCCGGAGCGCCCGGCGCCGACGCTCCACCCGAGCGCCGCGACGCCGGAGGCCGACCGCCCACCCGCGCTCCCGCCCCGCGCGGCGACGCCTCCGCCCGTCCCGAGGCAGCGGCCGCCCACGCTGCAGTCCGTGGATGGCCCGCCCCGCCTGGAGCCGTTGAGCCCGCGGACGCTCAAGGCCTCCGCGCCGCTCCCCAGCGCCGAGGACGAAGAGCCGGAGGAGATCTCCGAGGACGAAGCCGAATCGCTCGACGAAGGCGATGACAGCCCTCCCCGCGACCGGCCCCAGCCCGATGAGCCGGACGAAATCAGCAGCGACGAGGTGGAGGAAGCGGAGATTTCCGCCAGCAGTGCAGCGCAGCTCATCGACACGGACGACGACCTCGAAGAGGCCGACGCCGACGTGGCCCCCGCGTCCCCCGACGAGGGCCCCGCCCCGGAGCCCGTTCCCTCGACGCTGAACCCGTGGTTCGCGCAGCTCGCGCACGGGTACTGCCCTCCCGACGGCATCCGGTTCGACCGTCACACGCCGCCCACCACCTTCCCCGGCCGCGACGAACCGACGAACCCCGCCCACCCCGCCCCTTCAGGCCGTCCGGAAGTGGTCGTCCGCGGCAAGAGCTCGTGA